A stretch of Planococcus citri chromosome 5, ihPlaCitr1.1, whole genome shotgun sequence DNA encodes these proteins:
- the LOC135848599 gene encoding uncharacterized protein LOC135848599, with translation MWTAEIQDGNITVSSTTTGTSSTSKRPLELSINDTRDVNPTTHTSTSQCSGDKRQKTTIPCEQHEQKQHAKKDHHMKEVIRKWQLDNLAKCVFDNTVNMVLDGLPEEATTVRQETLNMANNYNIEDEAVLMAIEEHGLRQQAQSDDSPLSSSSTEDSSCCSSSADFYQHTNSTTIDTYFHGPDNQEFNFENNFLVTAVSAAIEEKGLSIYNV, from the exons ATGTGGACTGCGGAAATACAAGATGGTAATATAACCGTGAGCTCAACAACCACAG GTACATCCAGCACGAGCAAAAGACCTCTAGAATTATCCATTAACGATACCAGGGACGTAAATCCCACCACACACACATCTACCTCACAATGCTCCGGTGACAAACGTCAAAAAACCACCATCCCCTGCGAACAACATGAACAAAAACAACATGCCAAGAAAGATCACCATATGAAAGAAGTCATACGTAAATGGCAACTTGATAATTTGGCGAAATGTGTTTTCGACAACACCGTCAACATGGTGTTGGATGGTTTACCCGAAGAAGCTACCACTGTCAGGCAAGAAACACTTAATATGGCCAATAATTACAATATCGAAGATGAAGCTGTTCTGATGGCTATCGAAGAGCATGGATTACGTCAACAGGCACAATCTGATGATTCTCCATTGTCATCGTCTTCTACAGAAGACTCTTCTTGTTGTTCGAGTTCGGCTGACTTTTACCAGCATACCAATTCTACTACCATTGATACCTATTTTCATGGTCCAGATAATCAggaatttaatttcgaaaataatttcctaGTTACCGCTGTATCAGCGGCCATTGAAGAGAAGGGTCTTAGCATCtataatgtttga
- the Ccdc58 gene encoding protein MIX23 — translation MSCEDFLEFQDYLKKSRDIDDKLIYTLNASLPTQSFKTDLSKKCHELQDTLEANYRTRESSILRCINLATENVKQLKTKQSNNSDDFKLAKTLKKEQNKVRLLQTELGVEEIVKNRSSKLLYERCRSYLKPEAR, via the exons atgAGCTGTgaagattttttagaatttcag GATTACCTGAAGAAATCGAGAGATATTGATGATAAGTTGATATATACGCTCAATGCTTCCCTACCGACTCAGTCCTTCAAGACGGATTTGTCCAAAAAATGTCACGAGTTACAGGATACA CTGGAAGCTAATTACAGAACGAGAGAATCGTCAATTTTACGTTGTATTAACTTAGCCACGGAAAATGTCAAGCAATTGAAGACAAAGCAGAGTAATAATTCTGATGATTTCAAATTAGCAAAAACTTTGAAGAAAGAACAAAATAAA GTTAGATTATTACAAACCGAATTAGGAGTAGAAGAAATAGTGAAAAACCGATCTTCGAAATTACTTTACGAAAGATGTCGTTCTTATTTAAAACCCGAAGCGAGATAA